One window from the genome of Burkholderia sp. FERM BP-3421 encodes:
- the sicP gene encoding chaperone SicP, which yields MNLPSECLAALAGRVRLPLEFDAHGQCFLLLDGTLMISLRRVEKAVILYGMLGECPEYASAAFCKRVLAATLDVSEAGGGIGYDEETGALMLIERVPMARLGADANAFVDAFDAFATRLEHLLVAFGDAGASETQWRAQATDERLRAEIIP from the coding sequence ATGAACCTGCCTTCCGAATGCCTGGCCGCCCTGGCCGGGCGAGTTCGCCTGCCGCTCGAATTCGACGCCCACGGACAATGTTTCCTGCTGCTCGACGGGACGCTGATGATCTCCCTGCGCCGCGTCGAGAAGGCGGTGATCCTGTACGGGATGCTCGGCGAGTGTCCGGAATACGCATCCGCCGCATTCTGCAAGCGGGTGCTGGCGGCCACGCTCGACGTGTCGGAGGCGGGCGGCGGCATCGGATACGACGAGGAGACGGGCGCGCTCATGTTGATCGAGCGCGTCCCGATGGCGCGGCTTGGCGCGGACGCGAACGCCTTCGTCGATGCGTTCGACGCCTTCGCGACCCGCCTGGAACACCTGCTCGTCGCGTTCGGGGACGCCGGCGCGAGCGAGACGCAATGGCGAGCGCAGGCGACGGACGAACGGCTTCGCGCTGAAATCATTCCGTGA